Proteins encoded by one window of Lycium barbarum isolate Lr01 chromosome 11, ASM1917538v2, whole genome shotgun sequence:
- the LOC132620230 gene encoding LRR receptor-like serine/threonine-protein kinase EFR gives MASSAMTHTNITTDQLALLSLKFEISSDPFQYLDESWSSATSVCHWVGVTCGSRHQRVKSLNLSNMALTGTIPDNFGNLSFLVSLDLGSNNFYGNLPQEMARLRRLKFLDLSFNSFGGEVPSLFGFLHQLQVLNLGNNSFTGTIPSSFSNISTLETLNLKFNSIDGKIPKVIGSLINLRELNLRGNKLIGSIPLSLSNASSLETLEISYNLLQGNIPEGIGNLHNMNVLSIQDNQLTGSIPFTIFNISIIEFIAFSNNSLSGNLPNGLCNGLPILKGLYLSMNKLHGHMPTSLPNCSELQILSLTYNEFDGPIYSEIGRLTNLQQLTLGSNHFTGIIPQEIGNLVNLVKLGMERNQITGSVPISIHNISSLQFLNLWGNNLKGPLPREIGNLTKMQELGLSENTFTGEIPKEIRNLMELRSLDLSINSFSGSLAMEIFNISRLKKVYLGDNNLVGSIPHSISNCSKLTLLDLSYNKLTGLIPNSLGYLTHIQVLAFGANRLTSDSSFSFLTSLTNCRKITALSLGFNPLDGMLPVSIGNFSTSLLKFYAQSCKINGQIPNEVGNLRSLLALDISENNLVGSIPTSIGNLTNLQVLNLSENALTGFIGDSVCKLQRLGNIYFGQNQLSGSLPNCLGNVTSLREIHLRSNKLVLVTTQWNLKDLLVLDLSSNNMGGSLPAEIGNLKVAIQMDLSMNQFSNGIPREIGGLQNLQKLSLRHNKLQGSIPDSMRNMIGLEFLDVSHNNITGIIAKSLEKLQNLKYFNVSINKLYGEIPSGGPFKDLSSQFFIYNEALCGSSRFNVPPCPTLSKHRSNGKKLLVLFLMMGITLVFVPIALVLVWIRYRGGKRSPQQADSLSTATRGRISYYELLEATDAFSESNLIGFGSFGSVYKGILRSGTIIAVKVFNLQLEVSFKHFDTECEILRSIRHRNLVKVITSCSNLDFKALVLEHMPNGSLEKCLYSHNYFLDILQRLSIMIDVACVLEYLHHGCSLPVIHCDLKPSNVLLDEDMVAHLSDFGISKVLGEDVSNLYTKTLATFGYIAPEYGLDGLVSAKCDVYSYGIMLMETFTRMKPNDEMFEGDLSLKQWVSNSLPEAVMDVVDANLVTPNDSYLKLDCVASIMKVALDCCVESPTRRTNMKDVVGMLQKIRIQLLAC, from the exons ATGGCTAGTTCAGCCATGACTCATACCAACATTACTACTGATCAATTAGCTCTTCTTTCCCTGAAATTCGAAATCAGTTCGGACCCCTTTCAATACTTAGATGAAAGCTGGTCTTCCGCTACTTCTGTTTGCCATTGGGTTGGAGTCACTTGTGGCTCTCGCCACCAGAGAGTGAAGTCCTTGAATCTTTCCAACATGGCTCTTACAGGAACAATTCCCGATAATTTTGGTAACCTCTCATTTCTTGTTTCTCTTGACTTGGGAAGCAACAATTTCTATGGCAATTTGCCTCAAGAAATGGCACGCTTACGTCGGCTTAAGTTTCTTGATTTAAGTTTCAACAGCTTCGGCGGGGAGGTTCCTTCCTTGTTTGGGTTTTTACACCAACTTCAAGTTCTAAATCTTGGAAATAATAGTTTCACTGGTACCATCCCTTCTTCATTTTCTAATATATCCACACTTGAGACTTTAAATCTGAAATTCAATTCCATAGATGGTAAAATCCCAAAAGTGATTGGAAGTCTTATAAACCTTAGAGAATTAAACTTGAGGGGTAACAAGCTCATAGGCTCTATTCCTCTGTCACTCTCGAATGCCTCAAGTTTGGAGACTTTAGAAATATCTTACAATTTACTTCAAGGAAACATTCCAGAAGGAATTGGCAATCTGCACAACATGAACGTGTTGTCCATACAAGATAATCAACTTACGGGTTCTATACCATTCACAATTTTCAATATTTCTATAATCGAATTCATTGCATTTTCAAACAATAGCTTATCAGGAAATCTTCCCAATGGGTTATGCAATGGTCTCCCAATACTCAAGGGGCTTTATCTATCAATGAACAAGCTTCATGGTCATATGCCTACAAGCTTGCCAAATTGTTCAGAACTTCAAATACTGTCTTTAACATATAATGAGTTTGATGGACCAATATATAGTGAAATTGGAAGATTAACTAATCTGCAGCAGTTGACTCTCGGATCTAACCATTTCACTG GGATAATTCCACAAGAAATCGGAAATCTTGTTAATTTGGTGAAGTTAGGCATGGAGAGAAACCAAATAACCGGCTCAGTCCCGATCTCCATACACAATATCTCCTCGCTGCAATTTCTTAATCTATGGGGGAACAATCTCAAGGGACCCTTACCACGGGAGATTGGCAACTTAACCAAGATGCAGGAACTCGGTCTTAGTGAAAATACGTTTACCG GTGAAATACCCAAAGAGATAAGAAATCTCATGGAGTTAAGGAGCCTTGATCTTTCGATTAATAGCTTTAGTGGTTCACTTGCAATGGAAATCTTCAACATATCAAGGCTGAAAAAAGTCTATCTTGGAGACAACAATCTTGTTGGGTCTATACCTCATTCAATCTCCAATTGTTCAAAACTTACCTTATTAGATCTTTCATACAACAAACTCACTGGTTTGATTCCCAACTCCCTTGGATATCTTACTCATATACAGGTCTTAGCCTTCGGGGCTAACCGTTTAACCAGTGACTCATCATTTAGTTTCTTGACCTCCTTAACCAATTGCAGAAAAATAACAGCTCTTTCTCTAGGGTTCAACCCTCTAGATGGTATGCTTCCAGTCTCTATAGGAAACTTCTCCACATCTCTTCTAAAATTTTATGCCCAAAGTTGCAAAATCAATGGCCAAATTCCAAATGAAGTTGGGAACTTACGTAGCTTATTAGCCCTTGATATTTCTGAAAACAACTTGGTTGGATCGATTCCAACATCAATTGGCAACTTGACAAACCTTCAGGTCTTGAACTTGAGTGAAAACGCTCTTACAGGATTTATTGGAGATAGTGTATGTAAATTGCAGAGATTGGGTAACATTTACTTTGGTCAAAATCAACTTTCAGGATCTCTTCCAAATTGTTTAGGGAATGTTACTTCGCTTAGAGAGATACATCTGCGTTCCAATAAattggtcttggtcactacccagt GGAATCTTAAAGATCTTCTCGTTCTTGACTTATCGTCAAACAACATGGGTGGCTCTTTGCCTGCAGAAATTGGAAATCTAAAGGTTGCGATACAAATGGATCTGTCAATGAATCAATTCTCAAATGGAATTCCTAGAGAAATTGGAGGATTACAAAATTTGCAGAAACTTTCTTTGAGACACAACAAGTTGCAAGGATCTATACCTGACTCAATGAGAAACATGATAGGTTTGGAATTTTTAGACGTTTCTCATAACAATATAACGGGAATCATTGCCAAATCCTTGGAGAAACTTCAAAATCTCAAGTATTTCAATGTTTCTATCAATAAATTGTATGGTGAAATACCCTCAGGAGGTCCTTTCAAGGACCTTTCAAGTCAGTTTTTCATCTACAATGAAGCATTGTGTGGTTCTTCGAGATTTAATGTCCCACCATGCCCCACTTTATCAAAGCATAGATCAAACGGGAAAAAATTGCTAGTTCTATTTCTTATGATGGGAATTACACTTGTATTTGTTCCTATTGCCCTTGTGCTCGTATGGATAAGGTATAGAGGAGGTAAAAGATCACCTCAACAAGCTGATTCATTGTCTACCGCAACAAGAGGAAGAATTTCATACTATGAATTGCTCGAAGCAACTGATGCGTTTAGCGAGAGTAATCTGATTGGTTTCGGGAGTTTTGGCTCTGTCTACAAAGGAATTCTCAGAAGTGGGACTATTATTGCAGTTAAAGTGTTCAATCTGCAATTGGAAGTGTCATTCAAGCATTTTGATACAGAATGTGAAATTTTGCGTAGCATTCGCCATAGGAATCTAGTAAAAGTCATCACTagttgttccaaccttgattttAAGGCTTTAGTGCTCGAGCATATGCCTAATGGGAGTCTTGAGAAGTGTTTGTATTCACACAATTATTTCTTAGACATCTTGCAGAGACTAAGCATAATGATAGATGTGGCATGTGTGTTGGAATATCTCCACCATGGGTGCTCACTGCCCGTGATTCACTGTGATCTAAAGCCTAGTAATGTCTTGCTCGATGAGGATATGGTTGCCCACCTAAGCGACTTTGGTATTTCAAAAGTGCTTGGTGAAGATGTGAGTAATTTATACactaaaaccttagcaacatttggTTATATTGCACCGG AATATGGACTGGATGGATTGGTGTCAGCAAAATGTGATGTCTATAGTTACGGGATCATGTTGATGGAAACGTTTACAAGGATGAAGCCTAATGATGAAATGTTCGAGGGAGATCTTAGCTTGAAGCAATGGGTGAGTAATTCACTTCCAGAGGCAGTAATGGATGTTGTAGATGCTAACTTGGTAACACCAAATGATAGTTACTTGAAGTTAGATTGTGTGGCATCGATCATGAAAGTGGCATTAGATTGTTGTGTTGAATCTCCGACAAGAAGGACAAACATGAAAGATGTTGTAGGGATGCTACAAAAGATCAGGATTCAACttctcgcatgttga